The following proteins are encoded in a genomic region of Mahella australiensis 50-1 BON:
- a CDS encoding sensor domain-containing diguanylate cyclase: MDELRGLENRIILIELYIMAVAFIYAFIALRGNVKFDYYMWAILLVLISALLKSRMSRHLTTDSKALFLGMRVIDAACIAVFMLIEGYQTPFVFFYSILILASAMAMGSRIGYAVLSISMVFYIMVFLSHYSAKPGMLIQLVTALFYILMTASIAIFSLRIVSNYENKQHELEQTNDQLRKTIAEFYMLQQVDTAISSILDTDRLLNTVNDVILGVIGPTYSSILLFDEEKNSLSVKASNMEPDKIKAFLENDSHVLWLCLEEQGAILKNHKFNRDFTLSDPSINSFICVPLSIRGKRCGMILVEQERLDALTEDQLRLLKIIADNLGISLENSRLYERMHKMAILDGLTQVHNRMYFQEAFEEELHKAKGKYPLTIAIGDIDDFKKINDIYGHIAGDKVLKAVTSILKDHLRQGDIIARYGGEEFVIILPGVDMNQAYNIVERLRRRIEMLTVSEEGHDISVTISFGIASYPECGWTTRELLRQADKALYQAKEHGKNQVCLAVGDKGEKSINPS; the protein is encoded by the coding sequence ATGGATGAGCTTAGAGGATTAGAAAATAGGATTATACTAATAGAACTCTATATAATGGCCGTGGCCTTTATATATGCTTTTATTGCGTTGCGTGGCAACGTAAAATTTGACTATTATATGTGGGCCATATTGCTTGTATTGATATCAGCCTTACTGAAAAGCCGCATGAGCAGACATTTGACTACAGACAGCAAAGCGTTATTCTTAGGCATGCGCGTGATTGACGCGGCGTGTATAGCCGTTTTTATGCTCATCGAAGGTTATCAAACCCCGTTTGTCTTTTTCTATTCGATATTGATATTAGCCAGCGCTATGGCTATGGGCAGCCGAATAGGTTATGCGGTATTGAGCATAAGCATGGTATTTTACATAATGGTATTTTTATCCCACTATAGCGCTAAACCGGGTATGTTGATTCAATTAGTCACAGCTTTATTTTATATTTTGATGACGGCTTCTATAGCTATTTTCAGTTTAAGGATAGTAAGCAACTATGAAAATAAGCAACATGAATTAGAGCAGACGAACGATCAATTGCGCAAAACCATAGCCGAATTTTATATGTTACAGCAAGTGGATACCGCTATAAGCTCCATACTTGATACCGATCGCTTGCTCAATACGGTAAATGACGTCATATTAGGCGTTATAGGTCCTACTTATTCTTCTATACTGTTGTTCGATGAAGAAAAAAATTCATTATCGGTCAAAGCCAGTAACATGGAACCGGATAAAATAAAGGCTTTCCTTGAGAATGATAGTCATGTGCTTTGGCTTTGTCTGGAGGAGCAGGGTGCGATACTTAAAAATCACAAATTCAATCGAGACTTTACATTAAGTGATCCTAGCATAAACTCTTTTATATGTGTGCCATTGTCTATACGAGGCAAACGCTGCGGTATGATATTGGTGGAGCAAGAGCGCCTTGATGCCTTGACTGAGGATCAATTGAGACTGCTTAAGATAATTGCCGATAATTTAGGCATATCTTTGGAGAATTCCAGATTATATGAACGGATGCATAAAATGGCTATATTGGACGGCCTTACACAGGTGCATAACAGGATGTATTTTCAAGAAGCTTTTGAAGAAGAATTACACAAAGCTAAAGGCAAATACCCTTTAACCATAGCAATTGGCGATATAGACGATTTCAAGAAGATAAATGATATTTATGGCCATATAGCCGGTGACAAAGTATTAAAGGCCGTAACATCTATATTAAAAGACCATTTGAGGCAGGGCGATATAATAGCCAGGTATGGTGGGGAAGAGTTTGTTATTATACTGCCGGGTGTCGACATGAATCAGGCCTATAATATAGTGGAACGTTTGCGCAGACGCATAGAGATGCTTACGGTGTCTGAAGAGGGACATGATATCTCAGTTACTATAAGTTTCGGTATAGCTTCATACCCCGAATGCGGTTGGACTACGCGCGAGCTGTTGAGGCAAGCAGACAAGGCTCTATATCAGGCTAAAGAGCATGGTAAGAATCAGGTTTGTCTGGCTGTGGGAGATAAGGGTGAAAAAAGTATAAACCCCTCGTGA
- a CDS encoding DUF3343 domain-containing protein, translated as MMDRVVVVRSRQQAFALENYLFSRGIKAAIASTPVGLGKGCSLSLWFYAKDTSLVASAIKALGIEIIGIYQKDNLNRWFKVSY; from the coding sequence ATGATGGACCGCGTGGTGGTCGTGCGTTCAAGGCAACAGGCTTTTGCCCTGGAAAACTATCTTTTTTCCAGGGGTATAAAAGCAGCCATTGCTTCTACGCCGGTAGGTTTGGGTAAAGGTTGCAGTTTATCTTTATGGTTTTACGCCAAGGACACCTCTCTTGTAGCATCGGCTATAAAGGCATTGGGCATAGAGATAATAGGTATTTACCAAAAAGACAACTTAAATCGCTGGTTTAAGGTATCATATTGA
- a CDS encoding phosphatidate cytidylyltransferase: protein MRQRIISAAIGIAALIIILYFRGFVLDIAMLILSAAGILELHKAFALKGTYLVFVISILSLVALALTVVFFDMQYLFFVLVFAAMLTMLLPVFSERYSALDVQSTIFSLIYPSAGFVSIIALNHIPSEIGFIMIIGGMLFAWGCDSGSYFSGYLFGRHSLCPRISPKKTVEGSVGGVVVSAVLGLIYGLLVQNMVYADVLWYNYIIIALLAGIISQLGDLAASAVKRYYGIKDFGNFMPGHGGVLDRFDSIVYVMPLVYVYTAILLGR from the coding sequence TTGAGACAAAGGATTATCAGTGCCGCTATAGGTATAGCGGCACTGATCATTATATTGTATTTTCGCGGATTTGTGCTGGATATAGCTATGTTAATCCTAAGTGCAGCGGGGATATTGGAATTACATAAAGCGTTTGCTTTAAAGGGCACTTATCTTGTGTTCGTTATAAGCATACTTTCTCTTGTGGCTCTGGCATTGACGGTTGTATTTTTTGATATGCAATATCTGTTCTTTGTGCTGGTTTTCGCTGCTATGCTGACTATGCTGCTACCAGTTTTTTCGGAACGCTACAGTGCTTTGGACGTGCAGTCAACGATATTCAGCCTGATCTATCCGTCAGCTGGCTTCGTATCCATTATAGCTTTGAATCATATACCGTCTGAGATAGGCTTTATAATGATAATAGGCGGTATGCTTTTTGCCTGGGGATGCGACAGCGGCTCTTATTTCTCTGGTTATTTATTTGGACGGCATTCTTTATGCCCGCGCATAAGCCCTAAAAAGACTGTTGAAGGTTCTGTGGGAGGCGTTGTTGTAAGCGCTGTTTTAGGCTTGATATATGGATTACTCGTTCAAAATATGGTATATGCCGATGTTTTATGGTATAATTATATCATAATAGCACTGCTTGCAGGAATTATATCCCAGTTGGGCGACCTCGCAGCATCGGCTGTCAAGCGCTATTACGGCATAAAAGATTTTGGCAATTTCATGCCTGGTCACGGCGGGGTGTTAGACCGATTTGACAGCATAGTGTATGTTATGCCGTTGGTATATGTTTATACCGCGATATTACTTGGGAGGTAA
- the nth gene encoding endonuclease III has product MKTRDDIEHILDILADCYPQAKTALVYSNAFELLIATILSAQSTDKQVNKVTGKLFGKYKTPEDFAALEPQTLEEEIKSCGLYRTKALNIINMSKILVERYGSQVPSDPDELQKLPGVGRKTANVVVSNAFGRPAIAVDTHVFRVTHRLGLAKSSTPLGTEKELMACIPRVLWSQAHHWFIYHGRNVCRARQPKCDECRLRQYCDFYNSEAGL; this is encoded by the coding sequence TTGAAGACAAGAGATGATATAGAGCATATACTGGATATACTGGCTGACTGCTATCCTCAGGCAAAAACGGCTCTGGTATATTCCAATGCTTTTGAATTGCTGATCGCTACTATATTATCAGCGCAAAGTACCGATAAGCAGGTGAATAAAGTAACCGGCAAACTATTTGGGAAATATAAAACGCCGGAAGATTTTGCGGCATTGGAGCCTCAAACGCTGGAAGAGGAAATAAAGAGTTGCGGTCTTTATAGGACTAAAGCCCTAAACATCATAAATATGAGCAAGATATTAGTAGAAAGATATGGATCGCAGGTGCCGAGTGATCCGGATGAGTTGCAAAAGCTTCCCGGTGTGGGACGCAAAACGGCCAACGTAGTGGTGAGCAACGCGTTCGGCAGGCCTGCTATAGCAGTGGATACACATGTTTTTCGAGTAACACACAGATTAGGATTGGCAAAAAGCTCTACGCCTCTTGGTACGGAAAAAGAATTGATGGCATGTATACCCCGGGTATTGTGGTCGCAGGCACATCACTGGTTTATATATCATGGTAGAAATGTCTGCAGAGCTAGGCAGCCAAAATGCGATGAATGTAGGTTGAGGCAGTATTGTGATTTTTATAATAGCGAAGCGGGGTTATAG
- the ytvI gene encoding sporulation integral membrane protein YtvI, which produces MDKGTKVFAIRIGLFVAAIVGGYFLLVLAFEYAGPFVVAFVAALLMDPLVNVMVEKLKIPRAISSLIALILILVVIGLILSLGITAIVSEISNLINGLPSYYSDIQVWFTDVMDAIRQWYGELSPETISIINQALNQLYQWLKQILQIAMNWIIQMFNAVPGATLFIVFSVLATYIISKDKHVIGRTLSYAVPEKWRKQAYRLQSDVLGSAWRLLWTQALLVLISTAITITGFFILNVNYAVILGIISGLLDILPIVGPTILFIPWIIYCFFVGDIWLGIGLAILYAVMSISRQVLQARLVSDNVGLHPLVSLMALYIGMQIFGFIGVIIGPLIALIIVQAIKNGLFSFGET; this is translated from the coding sequence ATGGATAAGGGAACCAAGGTCTTTGCGATTAGGATCGGATTGTTCGTTGCCGCTATTGTAGGCGGTTATTTCTTGTTAGTCCTGGCTTTCGAATATGCAGGGCCTTTTGTAGTGGCATTTGTAGCAGCTTTGTTGATGGATCCGCTGGTAAATGTTATGGTTGAGAAGCTTAAAATACCAAGGGCTATATCCTCGCTTATAGCGCTGATACTTATATTGGTCGTCATTGGCCTCATACTGTCGCTGGGCATAACCGCTATCGTTTCCGAGATAAGCAATCTAATAAATGGATTGCCCTCTTATTATTCGGATATACAGGTATGGTTTACTGATGTTATGGATGCCATACGCCAATGGTATGGCGAATTGTCGCCGGAAACCATAAGTATAATAAATCAGGCATTGAATCAATTATATCAGTGGTTAAAACAGATATTGCAGATTGCTATGAACTGGATTATACAGATGTTTAATGCTGTACCGGGTGCCACGCTTTTTATAGTTTTTTCCGTGTTGGCTACATATATTATAAGCAAGGATAAACATGTTATAGGTCGGACGCTTTCTTATGCTGTTCCGGAGAAATGGCGCAAGCAAGCCTATAGGCTGCAATCCGATGTGCTCGGTTCTGCATGGCGGCTATTGTGGACGCAGGCTTTATTAGTGCTCATAAGCACCGCTATTACCATCACGGGTTTTTTCATACTCAATGTCAACTATGCGGTGATACTCGGAATAATCAGCGGTCTGCTCGATATACTACCTATAGTAGGACCTACCATACTGTTTATACCTTGGATAATATACTGCTTTTTTGTAGGCGATATATGGCTGGGTATCGGTTTAGCCATATTGTATGCTGTGATGAGTATATCGCGCCAGGTATTGCAGGCGAGGCTTGTAAGCGATAATGTAGGCCTGCATCCATTAGTATCGCTGATGGCACTCTATATCGGTATGCAGATATTCGGCTTTATAGGCGTCATAATAGGGCCGCTTATAGCCCTTATAATAGTTCAGGCTATAAAAAATGGCCTATTTTCTTTTGGAGAAACATAA
- a CDS encoding isoprenyl transferase produces the protein MASGDDLFWAVDKDKLPVHVAIIMDGNGRWAKQRGLPRIMGHKAGMEVIRNVVKMSSKLGIKFLTLYAFSTENWKRPGEEVNFLMRLLVEYLNKEVEELNTNNVKITSIGRISELPQVAYEQLVRSMNYTAGNTGLTLNLALNYGGRIEILDAVNAVINDIKTGKLPVDADINQNTFSSYLYTASIPDPDLLIRTSGERRVSNFLLYQIAYTEMYFSDVYWPDFDDAEYLRAIMDYQNRHRRYGAI, from the coding sequence ATGGCCTCGGGTGATGATCTTTTTTGGGCAGTAGATAAAGATAAATTGCCTGTACATGTTGCCATAATCATGGATGGCAATGGCAGGTGGGCTAAGCAGCGCGGATTGCCTCGGATTATGGGCCATAAGGCTGGTATGGAAGTTATAAGGAACGTAGTTAAGATGAGTTCCAAATTGGGCATAAAGTTTTTGACGTTATATGCTTTTTCCACCGAAAATTGGAAACGACCTGGCGAAGAGGTAAACTTCCTGATGAGATTGCTGGTAGAATACCTCAACAAGGAAGTGGAAGAATTAAACACGAATAACGTCAAGATAACCTCTATAGGGCGCATAAGTGAGTTGCCACAAGTAGCATACGAGCAGCTTGTGAGGTCTATGAATTATACTGCCGGCAATACTGGTTTAACGCTGAATCTTGCATTGAACTACGGCGGTCGTATCGAAATATTGGATGCCGTAAATGCTGTTATCAACGATATAAAAACTGGCAAGCTGCCTGTTGATGCTGATATTAATCAAAATACTTTCAGCAGCTATCTTTATACGGCCTCCATACCCGATCCCGATCTCCTCATAAGAACCAGTGGGGAACGGCGTGTAAGCAATTTTTTGCTGTACCAGATAGCGTATACTGAAATGTATTTTTCCGATGTATATTGGCCGGATTTCGATGATGCCGAATACTTGAGGGCGATAATGGATTATCAGAACCGTCACAGAAGATACGGCGCTATATGA
- the pyrH gene encoding UMP kinase, whose translation MSSPKYKRIMLKLSGEALAGDKGYGIDETMLNIVADQIIEVKNMGVEIAIVVGGGNIWRGRNDQEMDRTTADYMGMLATVINALALQDILERKGEQTRVQTAIEMRQIAEPYIRRRAVRHLEKGRIVIFACGTGNPYFSTDTTAALRAAEIDAEVILLAKNVDGVYDADPKKDKDACKLDSLNYIEVLDKGLGVMDATAISLCMDNKIPIIVFGLDKSHNIKKVVEGEQIGTVIK comes from the coding sequence TTGTCGTCTCCAAAATATAAGCGTATTATGCTAAAGCTGAGCGGAGAAGCATTAGCCGGTGATAAAGGCTATGGAATAGATGAAACCATGTTGAATATTGTGGCCGATCAGATAATAGAAGTAAAAAATATGGGAGTAGAAATAGCCATAGTAGTAGGAGGAGGTAATATATGGCGAGGAAGAAATGATCAAGAGATGGATAGAACCACGGCAGATTATATGGGAATGCTTGCTACTGTAATAAACGCCCTGGCCCTTCAGGATATACTGGAGCGCAAAGGCGAGCAGACCAGGGTTCAGACGGCTATAGAAATGCGTCAGATAGCGGAGCCGTATATACGCCGTAGGGCGGTGAGGCATCTTGAAAAAGGACGCATAGTTATATTTGCATGTGGTACCGGTAATCCATACTTCTCTACAGATACAACAGCGGCATTGCGAGCGGCAGAAATCGATGCAGAGGTTATTTTGCTGGCTAAAAACGTAGATGGCGTATATGATGCCGATCCTAAAAAAGACAAAGATGCTTGTAAGCTCGATAGTCTCAATTACATAGAGGTGTTGGACAAGGGTCTAGGTGTTATGGATGCTACCGCTATATCCTTGTGTATGGATAATAAGATACCTATAATAGTGTTTGGATTGGATAAATCGCATAACATTAAAAAGGTGGTAGAAGGAGAGCAAATAGGCACCGTAATAAAATGA
- a CDS encoding 1-deoxy-D-xylulose-5-phosphate reductoisomerase → MLKKKRIVILGSTGSIGRQALEIIRMHSDRYEVVGLSAYSNIDLLELQIKEFDPLYIAVSDTQKASLLRQRMPDKDIRTGREGINNLASLDDADIVLVSVVGIAGLEPTLTAIKNNKIVALATKEAMVTGGHLVESELKRSKGYIIPVDSEHSAIFQCLKASYNPDREIKRILLTASGGPFKGWPVEDLKQVTPQQALKHPNWNMGKRITIDSATMMNKGFEIIEARWLFNVRPDQIDVLVHPQSIVHSMVEFVDSSIIAQMGLPDMRMAIGYAFSYPERLTTGVGDLDLSVISKLTFEYPDMDAFKCLKLAKNALNTGGSMPTVLNAADEAAVALFLNGSIAFTDIADIIERAMQAHVPLPNPSLEEIHSVDAQTRMFVNNLAKG, encoded by the coding sequence ATGCTAAAAAAGAAACGTATTGTAATACTGGGTTCCACAGGTTCTATAGGCCGGCAGGCCTTAGAAATCATAAGGATGCACAGCGACCGGTATGAGGTTGTAGGCTTAAGCGCTTATAGCAATATAGACCTTTTGGAGCTGCAAATAAAGGAATTTGACCCGCTTTATATAGCGGTGTCGGATACGCAAAAGGCATCTTTATTGAGGCAGCGTATGCCCGACAAGGATATACGCACCGGCCGGGAGGGTATAAACAATTTGGCATCGCTCGATGATGCTGATATAGTACTTGTGTCAGTGGTGGGCATTGCCGGATTGGAGCCGACATTAACCGCTATAAAGAACAATAAAATCGTAGCATTGGCGACAAAAGAGGCGATGGTGACAGGAGGGCACCTCGTTGAATCGGAGCTGAAGCGCAGCAAGGGCTACATTATACCGGTAGACAGCGAACATTCGGCCATATTTCAGTGCCTTAAAGCGTCATATAATCCGGACCGCGAGATTAAGAGGATATTGCTTACAGCTTCAGGTGGGCCATTCAAGGGTTGGCCTGTAGAAGATTTAAAACAGGTTACACCACAACAAGCCCTGAAGCATCCGAACTGGAATATGGGCAAGAGGATAACGATCGATTCGGCTACCATGATGAATAAAGGCTTTGAAATAATAGAAGCTCGATGGTTGTTCAATGTGCGGCCCGATCAAATCGATGTATTGGTGCATCCTCAAAGCATAGTGCATTCGATGGTTGAATTTGTGGATAGCAGCATAATAGCACAGATGGGGTTGCCGGATATGCGCATGGCTATAGGATATGCTTTCTCGTATCCGGAGCGATTGACCACCGGGGTAGGGGATTTGGACTTAAGTGTCATAAGCAAGTTGACATTTGAGTATCCGGATATGGATGCTTTCAAATGCCTCAAATTGGCTAAAAATGCATTGAATACAGGCGGTAGTATGCCGACGGTGCTCAATGCTGCCGATGAAGCGGCCGTAGCTTTATTCCTCAATGGGTCTATAGCCTTTACTGATATAGCCGATATAATAGAGCGTGCTATGCAGGCTCATGTACCGTTGCCTAATCCATCTTTGGAAGAGATACATAGCGTTGATGCACAGACCAGAATGTTTGTAAATAATTTAGCAAAAGGATGA
- a CDS encoding glycosyltransferase family 4 protein — translation MKVLFQIRPDFENNVAGDSIQLLNTKKCLEQLGVDVDINVDTNAYLETYDVVHIFNTTRIAETYNFVLNALQQHKSIALSTIYWDMSEYYNNTGSPKSKLEIWNRAYPLRKYAMDKADILLPNSMAEMQLIKEQYGVNTPYEIVPNGADAAFAKADASDFVNAHAVYNFVLCVGRLSPRKNQLALIKAMRDIDIPLVLIGSVSDGGYAQKCLSAGNKVYYMPFMPQQKLASAYAAAKVHAQPSFFETPGLASLEAAMAGCNIVITDRGGTNEYFNDMAWYCNPNDINSIKAALLDALSTPKSNRLSEHVLSHFTWDKAAQKTLEAYNKILK, via the coding sequence ATGAAAGTATTGTTTCAAATAAGGCCGGATTTCGAGAACAATGTCGCGGGCGATAGCATCCAATTGCTAAATACAAAAAAATGTTTGGAACAATTGGGAGTGGATGTAGATATAAACGTGGATACAAATGCTTATCTTGAAACATATGATGTAGTGCATATCTTCAACACAACCCGTATAGCCGAGACGTATAATTTTGTTTTAAACGCTCTACAACAGCATAAGTCTATAGCGTTGTCAACTATATATTGGGACATGAGCGAATACTATAATAATACCGGGTCGCCTAAAAGCAAGCTGGAGATATGGAACAGAGCTTACCCATTGCGAAAGTATGCCATGGATAAAGCTGATATTTTGTTGCCTAATTCGATGGCTGAAATGCAATTAATAAAGGAACAATATGGCGTTAATACGCCTTATGAGATAGTGCCGAATGGAGCCGATGCTGCTTTTGCCAAAGCGGACGCATCGGATTTTGTAAATGCCCATGCCGTATATAATTTTGTATTATGTGTTGGTCGCTTGTCGCCCCGCAAAAATCAATTGGCTCTTATAAAAGCGATGAGGGATATAGACATACCGCTGGTGCTCATAGGCTCAGTAAGCGATGGCGGCTACGCCCAGAAATGCCTTTCGGCCGGAAATAAAGTTTATTATATGCCATTTATGCCACAGCAGAAATTGGCTTCGGCATATGCCGCGGCTAAGGTGCATGCGCAGCCCAGCTTTTTTGAAACCCCAGGGTTGGCCAGCCTTGAAGCAGCTATGGCCGGATGCAATATAGTGATCACCGATCGCGGTGGCACCAACGAGTATTTCAACGATATGGCATGGTATTGTAATCCGAACGACATAAATAGTATAAAGGCAGCTTTGCTGGATGCACTAAGCACGCCTAAAAGCAACAGGCTTTCCGAGCATGTATTGTCGCATTTTACGTGGGATAAGGCCGCTCAAAAAACATTGGAGGCATATAATAAAATATTGAAATAA
- the frr gene encoding ribosome recycling factor yields MTEQKMNKVIDVLKKELSTLRTGRANPQILDNITVDYYGASTPITQLGNITSPEPRLLVIAPWDPKIIKDMEKAIQKSDLGINPSNDGKVIRLVIPELTEERRKELVKLARKMGEEAKVAVRNIRREAIDHLKKQKKDGDISEDEEKRQQDDIQKLTDNKINEIDSIIEQKEKDIMIV; encoded by the coding sequence ATGACCGAACAAAAAATGAATAAGGTTATAGATGTTTTAAAGAAAGAGCTCTCTACGCTGAGGACAGGCAGGGCCAATCCCCAGATTTTAGACAATATAACGGTGGATTATTATGGGGCATCTACTCCTATAACTCAGCTGGGCAACATAACATCGCCAGAGCCTCGTCTGTTGGTGATAGCTCCATGGGATCCGAAGATTATTAAAGATATGGAGAAGGCCATTCAGAAGTCCGATCTCGGTATAAATCCATCCAATGACGGCAAGGTAATAAGGCTAGTCATTCCAGAATTAACCGAAGAGAGACGTAAAGAATTGGTCAAACTGGCTAGAAAAATGGGTGAGGAAGCCAAGGTGGCTGTAAGGAATATACGCAGAGAGGCTATAGATCATTTAAAAAAGCAAAAAAAGGATGGCGATATAAGCGAGGATGAGGAAAAGCGCCAACAGGATGACATACAGAAACTCACCGACAACAAAATAAATGAAATCGACAGCATCATCGAACAGAAAGAAAAGGATATAATGATAGTATGA
- a CDS encoding CAP domain-containing protein has protein sequence MSAGIAGAMALFAFMPASKAAQTYTVRYSAPSRYHITTADNIASVRYAVIRNVNETYNTAIPDSSSTKPVAQQPLTVSYPNTSSAPKPSTPAAPAAGDTESTPVTSDEDYALTSEENEMVGYINEERVKSGLKALAIDPELASVARLKAQDMRDKNYFSHTSPTYGSPFDMMKQFGLTYRTAGENIAKNSSVLKAHLAFMNSDGHKANILNGTFTHVGVGIVDYQGGKIVVEMFIGR, from the coding sequence TTGTCCGCCGGCATAGCCGGTGCCATGGCTTTATTCGCCTTTATGCCGGCGTCTAAAGCAGCCCAGACCTACACGGTGCGATACAGTGCTCCGTCAAGGTATCATATAACAACCGCCGATAATATCGCTTCTGTACGATATGCCGTCATACGCAACGTCAATGAAACATACAATACAGCAATACCGGATTCGTCGAGCACAAAGCCTGTTGCCCAACAACCGCTTACTGTATCGTACCCCAATACATCGAGCGCTCCAAAGCCATCAACGCCTGCCGCACCTGCTGCTGGTGATACCGAGTCCACACCGGTGACGTCCGATGAAGACTATGCGCTGACCTCGGAAGAGAACGAAATGGTAGGATATATAAACGAGGAACGCGTTAAATCCGGTTTAAAAGCCTTGGCCATCGACCCGGAGTTGGCTAGTGTAGCGCGATTAAAAGCACAGGACATGAGGGATAAAAATTATTTCTCCCATACATCGCCTACTTACGGCTCACCCTTTGATATGATGAAACAATTCGGTTTAACCTACCGCACAGCAGGTGAGAATATAGCCAAAAACAGCAGTGTTTTAAAGGCTCACCTGGCTTTTATGAATTCGGACGGTCATAAAGCCAATATACTAAACGGCACGTTCACGCATGTAGGCGTAGGTATAGTGGACTATCAAGGCGGTAAAATAGTGGTAGAAATGTTTATAGGCAGATAA
- the tsf gene encoding translation elongation factor Ts yields MAITASQVKELREITGVGMMDCKSALIEANGDMDRAVEILREKGLAAAAKKAGRVASQGIVDAYIHGGGRIGVLVEVNCETDFVANTAEFRSFVHDIAMQIAAANPRYVSKEDVPADVLEKEKEILRQQAINEGKPENILDKIIEGRIDKFYKEACLLEQPFIRDTDHAVKDLVMEQITKFGENINIRRFTRYEMGEGLEKVASC; encoded by the coding sequence ATGGCTATAACAGCTTCACAGGTAAAAGAGTTAAGAGAAATAACAGGCGTCGGTATGATGGACTGTAAAAGTGCATTGATAGAAGCCAATGGCGATATGGACCGTGCCGTTGAGATATTAAGAGAAAAAGGATTGGCAGCGGCGGCAAAAAAAGCCGGTCGTGTAGCGTCTCAGGGCATAGTGGATGCTTACATTCACGGCGGTGGCAGGATAGGTGTACTGGTAGAGGTTAATTGCGAAACCGATTTTGTGGCTAACACTGCAGAATTTCGTTCTTTTGTGCATGATATTGCTATGCAAATAGCGGCAGCTAATCCACGGTATGTATCCAAAGAGGATGTGCCGGCCGATGTCCTGGAAAAAGAAAAAGAGATATTAAGGCAGCAAGCTATCAATGAAGGTAAGCCCGAAAATATTTTAGATAAAATCATAGAGGGCCGCATAGATAAATTTTATAAAGAAGCATGTCTATTGGAGCAGCCGTTTATACGTGATACCGATCACGCCGTAAAGGATCTTGTTATGGAACAGATAACCAAATTCGGCGAAAATATAAATATACGCCGTTTTACTCGGTATGAAATGGGCGAAGGTTTGGAAAAAGTAGCTAGCTGTTAA
- a CDS encoding phage holin family protein produces the protein MADEMNDNSEQPKDEGINWWGLIVRFVVATVVLMITSWLVPGFKNMGVGTSLIAAIVIAIMDFLIEKIFKLDASPFGRGIIGFIIATAIIYLTQFLVPGMSITLFAAIIAALIIGLMDLILPSRIM, from the coding sequence TTGGCTGACGAAATGAACGATAATTCCGAACAACCTAAAGATGAAGGTATCAATTGGTGGGGCTTGATAGTAAGGTTTGTGGTAGCGACGGTGGTATTGATGATTACATCTTGGTTGGTGCCCGGTTTCAAAAATATGGGAGTAGGCACCTCTTTGATAGCCGCTATCGTTATAGCCATCATGGATTTTTTGATTGAGAAGATATTCAAGCTCGATGCCTCACCTTTTGGAAGAGGGATAATAGGGTTTATAATAGCGACAGCTATTATATATCTTACACAATTTTTGGTACCGGGTATGAGCATAACATTGTTTGCTGCCATCATAGCAGCTTTGATAATAGGTTTAATGGACCTTATACTTCCATCACGCATAATGTGA